In Janthinobacterium rivuli, a single genomic region encodes these proteins:
- a CDS encoding substrate-binding domain-containing protein, with protein MNLKSLAIALGMSKTTVSRALNGYPEVNSRTREIVLAAAKKVGYRPNPLARSLAVGRTNVLGMIYPLLPSDLGDSVFLSVVNGMSDAVEASKMSLIIAPVSPQNEQPSYENMVRGRQVDGLVVGRTKVVDERIAYLTKVGFPFVANGRTRIDAPYAYFDYDNDTGIDLAVSFLAAHGHQRIALLSAPLALHFAYERKESFIRCMAQAGLPVDPAYLLDNTFDRRSGYQAMQQLLACSPRPTAVIVDNHLSGVGVVRALMDAGIEIGKEISVIVWGNVEDTLIGINVTTIDQPDLRRAGAKMVEMLQSLLAGTPPERLQEIWQPVLLPGATVGRCPD; from the coding sequence ATGAATCTCAAGAGCCTCGCAATTGCCCTCGGCATGTCGAAAACGACAGTCAGCAGGGCGTTGAACGGCTATCCGGAAGTCAATTCCCGCACCCGTGAAATCGTCCTGGCCGCCGCCAAGAAAGTCGGCTACCGGCCCAACCCGCTCGCGCGCAGCCTGGCCGTCGGTCGCACCAATGTGCTGGGCATGATCTATCCCCTGCTTCCCAGCGACCTGGGCGACAGCGTCTTTCTTTCCGTGGTCAATGGCATGTCCGACGCCGTCGAAGCGTCGAAGATGAGTTTGATCATCGCTCCCGTGTCGCCGCAGAATGAACAGCCGTCATATGAAAACATGGTGCGCGGGCGCCAGGTCGATGGCCTGGTGGTGGGGCGCACCAAGGTGGTTGACGAGCGCATCGCTTACCTGACGAAAGTCGGCTTTCCTTTTGTCGCGAATGGCCGCACGCGCATCGACGCGCCGTACGCGTATTTTGACTACGACAACGACACGGGCATCGACCTGGCCGTGTCCTTCCTGGCGGCGCACGGCCACCAGCGCATCGCCCTGCTGAGCGCGCCGCTGGCGCTGCATTTTGCGTATGAGCGCAAGGAAAGCTTTATCCGCTGCATGGCGCAAGCGGGCTTGCCGGTCGATCCCGCCTATCTGCTCGACAACACTTTTGACCGCCGCAGCGGCTACCAGGCCATGCAGCAATTGCTGGCCTGCTCGCCCCGTCCGACGGCCGTCATCGTCGACAACCATTTGTCCGGCGTCGGCGTGGTGCGCGCGCTGATGGATGCGGGCATCGAGATCGGCAAGGAAATCTCCGTCATCGTCTGGGGCAATGTGGAAGACACCTTGATTGGCATCAACGTCACCACCATCGACCAGCCCGACCTGCGCCGCGCCGGCGCCAAGATGGTTGAAATGCTGCAATCGCTGCTGGCCGGCACGCCGCCGGAACGGCTGCAGGAAATCTGGCAACCGGTGCTGTTGCCGGGGGCGACGGTGGGGCGCTGTCCCGACTGA
- a CDS encoding indolepyruvate ferredoxin oxidoreductase family protein, translating to MSVTTENGSAAFARNAGAAPSTPLEPSRLTTVSLDDKYTATSGAIFLSGIQALVRLPMMQRLRDQAAGLNTAGFISGYRGSPLGGLDENLWKAKKQLEAHHVQFVPGVNEDLAATAVWGSQQVDLIGPAKYDGVFAMWYGKGPGVDRCGDVFKHMNHAGTSKLGGVLLVAGDDHGAYSSTLPHQSDHLFSASMIPVLYPCNVQEYLDLGIHGWAMSRFSGCTVAFKALADTVESSASIDADPFRVEVKIPQDFIMPEGGLNARLSSIPLGQQARNQEALMQDYKIYAALAYARENKLNHTTIDSPNAKLGIIASGKSYLDVLEALEELGIDEQMAADVGMRLFKVAMPWPLEPDSVREFAQGLDEILVVEEKRQIVEYQLKEQLYNWRDDVRPRVIGKFDEKGEWVAPRGEWLLTSKADFSVSQVARVIASRIARLISDPVTCDLIKARLSFLDAKDAVLKKAVNTPFRPAFYCSGCPHNTSTKVPEGSLALAGIGCHVMATSIYPEMNKLTTHMGGEGAPWIGQAAFSELPHVFQNLGDGTYFHSGYLAIRAAQAAKVNITYKILYNDAVAMTGGQPVDGLITVPMMAQQVAAEGIARIALVTEDLSRYSDRSNLPAHLTLHDRKDMDAVQRELREVQGVSVLIYDQTCAAEKRRRRKKGEYPDIAKRMVINDAVCEGCGDCGVQSNCVSILPKETEFGRKRTIDQSSCNKDYSCAKGFCPSFVTVEGGSLKKTKTGASKAGETDNFGPLPEPVLPACDAPYNILINGIGGTGVITVGALMGMAAHLEGKGASVLDMTGMSQKNGSVTSHVKIAKSPAHIRAQRIATGEADLILGCDMLTAGAQDAVSKMRPGRSLAVVNLHEQPPGTFAQNADWQYPTAEVRQLIEESVGGADAADFIDATKLATALMGDSIAANLFMLGYAWQKGRIPLTEAALLRAIELNGVGIESNKKSFLWGRRAAVDVRKVTQIATPSQAIIVQMPQSLDSVIKKRVEFLTAYQNAAYADGYATLVKQVRDRENTLGLGQKLSTAVAKSYFKLLAYKDEYEVARLYTDGRFVEQLQQQFEGNFSVKFNLAPPLFAKKDAKGHLVKAEFGSWMWRAFKLLAKAKGLRGGTFDVFGYTNERKMERALIVEYRELLAGMLVNLTAENLATCVELASLPEKIRGFGHVKEAAVDTYRKDKARLLTLLADGSKHAA from the coding sequence ATGTCCGTGACCACGGAAAACGGCTCCGCAGCGTTCGCTAGAAACGCCGGTGCCGCGCCATCTACACCGCTTGAACCTTCCCGTTTGACCACCGTCAGCCTCGACGACAAATACACGGCCACTTCCGGCGCCATCTTCCTGTCCGGCATCCAAGCCCTCGTGCGCCTGCCGATGATGCAGCGCCTGCGCGACCAGGCCGCTGGCCTCAACACGGCCGGCTTCATCTCCGGCTACCGGGGATCGCCCCTGGGCGGCCTCGACGAGAACCTGTGGAAAGCCAAGAAACAGCTGGAAGCGCACCACGTGCAGTTCGTGCCCGGCGTCAACGAAGACCTGGCCGCCACGGCCGTCTGGGGTTCGCAACAGGTCGACCTGATCGGCCCGGCCAAGTACGACGGCGTATTCGCCATGTGGTACGGCAAGGGTCCGGGTGTGGACCGCTGCGGCGATGTTTTCAAGCACATGAACCATGCGGGAACGTCGAAACTGGGCGGCGTGCTGCTGGTGGCCGGCGACGACCATGGCGCGTATTCGTCGACCCTGCCGCACCAGTCCGACCATTTGTTCTCCGCCTCGATGATTCCCGTCCTGTATCCGTGCAATGTGCAGGAATACCTGGATCTGGGCATCCACGGCTGGGCCATGTCGCGCTTTTCCGGCTGCACCGTGGCCTTCAAGGCTCTGGCCGACACGGTCGAATCGTCGGCTTCCATCGATGCCGATCCGTTCCGCGTGGAAGTGAAGATTCCGCAGGATTTCATCATGCCCGAAGGCGGCCTGAACGCGCGCCTGTCGAGCATCCCGCTGGGCCAGCAGGCGCGCAACCAGGAAGCGCTGATGCAGGATTACAAGATCTATGCAGCCCTGGCCTACGCGCGCGAAAACAAGCTCAACCACACCACCATCGACAGCCCGAACGCCAAGCTGGGCATCATCGCGTCCGGCAAATCGTATCTGGACGTGCTCGAAGCGCTGGAAGAGCTGGGCATCGATGAGCAGATGGCGGCCGACGTCGGCATGCGGCTGTTCAAGGTGGCCATGCCGTGGCCTCTGGAGCCGGACAGCGTGCGTGAGTTTGCGCAAGGCCTCGATGAAATTCTTGTCGTCGAAGAAAAACGCCAGATCGTCGAATACCAGTTGAAAGAACAACTCTACAACTGGCGCGACGACGTGCGCCCTAGAGTCATCGGCAAATTCGACGAAAAGGGCGAATGGGTGGCGCCGCGCGGCGAATGGCTGCTGACCTCGAAGGCCGACTTTTCCGTCTCGCAAGTGGCTAGAGTCATCGCCAGCCGCATCGCGCGCCTGATTTCCGACCCCGTCACCTGCGACCTGATCAAGGCTCGACTCAGTTTCCTCGACGCCAAGGATGCGGTATTAAAGAAAGCCGTGAATACGCCGTTCCGCCCCGCCTTTTACTGCTCCGGCTGCCCGCACAACACCTCGACCAAAGTACCCGAGGGCAGCCTGGCGCTGGCCGGCATCGGCTGCCACGTGATGGCCACGTCGATCTACCCGGAAATGAACAAGCTGACCACGCACATGGGCGGCGAAGGCGCGCCGTGGATAGGCCAGGCCGCGTTCTCGGAATTGCCGCACGTGTTCCAGAACCTCGGCGACGGCACCTACTTTCATTCTGGCTACCTGGCCATCCGTGCCGCGCAGGCGGCCAAGGTCAACATTACTTACAAGATTCTCTACAACGACGCCGTCGCCATGACGGGCGGCCAGCCCGTGGACGGCCTCATCACCGTGCCGATGATGGCGCAGCAAGTGGCCGCCGAAGGCATCGCCCGCATCGCGCTGGTCACGGAAGACCTGAGCCGCTACAGCGACCGCAGCAACCTGCCCGCCCACCTGACCTTGCACGACCGCAAGGACATGGATGCCGTGCAGCGCGAACTGCGCGAAGTCCAAGGCGTGTCCGTGCTGATCTACGACCAGACCTGCGCGGCCGAGAAACGCCGGCGCCGCAAGAAAGGCGAGTATCCGGACATTGCCAAGCGCATGGTCATCAACGACGCCGTCTGCGAAGGCTGCGGCGACTGCGGCGTGCAGTCGAACTGCGTGTCGATTCTGCCGAAAGAGACGGAATTTGGCCGCAAGCGCACCATCGACCAATCCTCGTGTAACAAGGATTATTCGTGCGCCAAGGGTTTTTGCCCCAGCTTCGTCACGGTCGAGGGCGGCAGCCTGAAGAAGACCAAGACGGGTGCCAGCAAAGCGGGCGAGACGGACAACTTCGGCCCCCTGCCGGAACCCGTGCTGCCCGCCTGCGACGCGCCGTACAACATCCTCATCAACGGCATCGGCGGCACGGGTGTCATCACCGTCGGCGCCCTGATGGGCATGGCGGCCCACCTGGAAGGCAAGGGTGCATCCGTGCTGGACATGACGGGCATGTCGCAAAAGAACGGTTCCGTCACCTCGCACGTGAAAATCGCCAAGTCGCCCGCGCACATCCGCGCCCAGCGCATCGCCACGGGCGAAGCGGACCTGATTCTGGGCTGCGACATGCTGACGGCCGGCGCGCAGGATGCCGTGTCGAAAATGCGTCCGGGCCGCAGCCTGGCCGTCGTCAACCTGCACGAGCAGCCGCCGGGCACGTTTGCGCAGAATGCCGACTGGCAATATCCGACGGCGGAAGTGCGCCAGCTGATCGAGGAATCCGTCGGCGGCGCGGACGCGGCCGACTTCATCGACGCGACAAAATTAGCCACCGCGCTGATGGGCGACTCGATTGCCGCCAACCTGTTCATGCTCGGCTACGCCTGGCAAAAAGGCCGCATCCCGCTGACGGAAGCGGCCCTGCTGCGCGCCATTGAACTCAATGGCGTGGGCATCGAGTCGAACAAGAAGAGTTTCCTGTGGGGCCGCCGCGCCGCCGTCGACGTGCGCAAGGTCACGCAGATCGCCACGCCATCGCAAGCGATTATCGTGCAAATGCCGCAAAGCCTCGATAGCGTCATCAAGAAGCGCGTGGAATTCCTCACGGCCTACCAGAACGCCGCGTATGCGGATGGTTATGCGACCTTGGTGAAACAGGTGCGCGACCGCGAAAACACCCTGGGACTGGGCCAGAAGCTGTCGACGGCTGTCGCCAAGAGCTATTTCAAGTTGCTGGCCTACAAGGATGAATACGAAGTGGCACGCCTGTACACGGATGGCCGTTTCGTGGAGCAATTGCAGCAGCAGTTCGAAGGTAATTTCTCCGTGAAATTCAACCTGGCGCCACCGCTGTTCGCGAAGAAAGATGCGAAAGGGCATTTGGTAAAAGCGGAGTTCGGTTCCTGGATGTGGCGCGCCTTCAAGCTGCTGGCGAAAGCCAAGGGCTTGCGCGGCGGCACCTTCGACGTCTTCGGTTATACAAACGAGCGCAAGATGGAACGCGCCCTCATCGTCGAATACCGCGAACTGCTGGCCGGCATGCTGGTCAACCTGACGGCGGAGAACCTGGCCACTTGCGTGGAACTGGCATCGCTGCCCGAGAAAATCCGCGGCTTCGGCCACGTCAAGGAAGCGGCCGTCGATACTTACCGCAAGGATAAGGCGAGATTGCTGACCCTGCTGGCCGACGGCAGCAAGCACGCGGCATAA
- a CDS encoding LysR substrate-binding domain-containing protein, producing the protein MELRQLRYFVAIVDHGSLSRAALILHVAQPALTQQLRQLEEELGVQLLHRSAQGVLSTDAGKVFYEHAQAILKQVADARSAVTQSATRPSGNVTLGLPHSISGALALPLLLAARERYPEITLQLTEEITGNLNEQLKSGRINLAVLFDDGQLTPFACSPLVEEEMRFICRSDSPFAPAGHAVSFQQALSATLILPGLQHGVRPRIDSRARELGLETANVIEINSIAILKSAILAGMGATILPAAPLLAELDSGAMRSYAIHSPVLSRTVALCASKNIPLTNAGNAVKNLVLQVAAELCGSGRWVGANVLSPMA; encoded by the coding sequence ATGGAACTGCGCCAATTACGCTACTTTGTTGCCATCGTCGACCACGGCTCGCTGTCGCGCGCGGCCCTGATCCTGCACGTGGCGCAGCCGGCCCTGACGCAGCAGTTGCGCCAACTGGAAGAGGAGCTGGGCGTGCAGCTGCTGCATCGCTCGGCCCAGGGCGTGCTCAGCACGGACGCGGGCAAGGTGTTTTACGAACATGCGCAAGCGATCCTGAAACAGGTGGCCGACGCCCGCTCGGCCGTCACGCAAAGCGCCACGCGGCCGTCCGGCAATGTCACCCTGGGCTTACCGCACAGCATTTCCGGCGCCCTGGCCCTGCCCCTGCTGCTGGCCGCGCGCGAACGCTATCCCGAAATCACCCTGCAACTGACGGAAGAAATCACGGGCAACCTCAATGAACAGCTCAAATCGGGCCGCATCAACCTGGCCGTGCTGTTCGACGATGGCCAGCTGACGCCGTTTGCCTGCAGCCCGCTGGTGGAAGAAGAGATGCGTTTCATCTGCCGCAGCGATTCGCCATTCGCGCCCGCCGGCCATGCCGTGTCGTTCCAGCAAGCCCTGAGCGCCACCCTGATCCTGCCGGGCCTGCAGCATGGCGTGCGCCCGCGCATCGACAGCCGCGCGCGCGAACTGGGCCTGGAAACGGCGAACGTGATCGAGATCAACTCGATCGCCATCCTGAAATCGGCCATCCTGGCCGGCATGGGCGCCACCATCCTGCCGGCAGCGCCCCTGCTGGCCGAACTCGACAGCGGCGCCATGCGCAGCTACGCCATCCACAGCCCCGTCCTGTCGCGCACGGTGGCCCTGTGTGCGTCGAAAAACATTCCCCTCACGAATGCAGGCAACGCCGTGAAAAACCTCGTGCTGCAAGTGGCCGCCGAGCTGTGCGGCAGCGGGCGCTGGGTGGGGGCAAACGTGCTCTCGCCCATGGCATAA
- a CDS encoding HD-GYP domain-containing protein, with product MLKKVDSSQLKVGMYIHDLSCDWMTHPFVRNRFLLRSDDEIRKIVQAGIHDVVIDSGKGLDVQDAHTVAQARAETERELVQIAAAPQVVTRVSLGMELARATQVRRQAASLVRTVMADVRLGKAVELDRVQHTVQDITESILRNPGALVGLLRIKSKDDYTFLHSVSVCALLVAFCRSRGIDAATTHQAGLGGLLHDTGKALVPDSVLNKPGPLTPEEFALIKRHPRDGYDILRQSPELGAIPLDIALHHHERRDGSGYPDQLAGDAISELAQMAAIVDVYDALTSDRSYHKGIPAAEALRKIYEWSKFHFNPVFAQDFMRCVGIYPVGTMVMLESGRLAVVVEAHESNLLAPKVNVFFSTKSKTYIKPETVDLSRGFGFGGADKIVGHESAAKWQVDPMRFLSLADA from the coding sequence ATGCTTAAGAAAGTTGATTCGTCTCAATTAAAAGTGGGCATGTACATTCATGACCTCAGCTGCGACTGGATGACGCATCCCTTCGTGCGCAACCGTTTCTTGTTGCGCAGCGACGATGAGATCCGCAAGATCGTGCAGGCCGGCATCCACGACGTGGTGATCGACAGCGGCAAGGGCCTCGACGTGCAGGACGCGCACACCGTGGCGCAGGCGCGCGCCGAGACGGAACGCGAACTGGTGCAGATCGCCGCGGCGCCGCAAGTGGTCACGCGCGTGTCGCTGGGCATGGAGCTGGCGCGCGCCACGCAGGTGCGGCGGCAGGCGGCCAGCCTGGTGCGCACGGTGATGGCCGACGTGCGCCTGGGCAAGGCGGTCGAGCTCGACCGTGTACAGCACACGGTGCAAGACATCACCGAATCGATCCTGCGCAATCCCGGCGCCCTCGTCGGCCTGTTGCGCATCAAGAGCAAGGATGACTACACCTTTTTGCATTCCGTCAGCGTATGCGCGCTGCTGGTGGCGTTTTGCCGCTCGCGCGGCATCGATGCGGCCACCACGCACCAGGCCGGCCTCGGTGGCTTGCTGCACGACACGGGCAAGGCCCTGGTGCCCGACAGCGTGCTGAACAAGCCCGGTCCCTTGACGCCGGAAGAATTTGCCCTGATCAAGCGCCATCCGCGCGACGGCTACGACATCCTGCGCCAGTCGCCCGAGCTGGGCGCGATTCCCCTCGACATCGCCTTGCACCACCACGAACGGCGCGACGGCAGCGGCTATCCGGACCAGCTGGCCGGCGACGCCATCAGCGAACTGGCGCAGATGGCCGCCATCGTCGATGTGTATGACGCGCTGACGTCGGACCGCAGCTACCACAAGGGGATTCCCGCCGCCGAAGCCCTGCGCAAGATTTATGAATGGAGCAAATTCCATTTCAACCCCGTGTTCGCGCAGGATTTCATGCGCTGCGTGGGCATCTATCCGGTCGGCACCATGGTGATGCTGGAATCGGGCCGCCTGGCCGTCGTTGTCGAGGCACACGAAAGCAATCTGCTGGCGCCGAAGGTGAATGTATTTTTCAGTACGAAGAGCAAGACCTACATCAAGCCGGAAACGGTCGACCTGTCGCGCGGCTTCGGTTTCGGCGGCGCCGACAAGATCGTCGGCCATGAGTCGGCCGCCAAGTGGCAGGTCGATCCCATGCGTTTTTTATCGCTGGCGGATGCCTAG